Proteins encoded by one window of Chondromyces crocatus:
- a CDS encoding Ig-like domain-containing alpha-2-macroglobulin family protein encodes MPASPLWPPTALSHLARWRGSPAPLALAVLASLASCLPGAPRPPEAPLRGRLVPTSPVQPAAVPGASGPLRVAFATPQGETTHATEVSLVFSKPMRPLGLGPHEPPPPVQMTPDVPGRWQWLGSSALRFNPSAPWPAATPYRVEVPAGIRALDGDPLRDPFVLSFSTPRPALGASRPEQGARQIAADAIISLHFTQPVTRDEVRRATTLRVAGAEPLAFDVEDVQPTPQGDADPTRYRLVPRKPMPLGAEIRVHLDASLRGNDGPLPLGEDVTVAFRTADPFAVVTWQCAPHPTTAGVCDPNSDSVTLTLTNPASIAQVTRALVAEPAQPLDVYPMDQENDAASTYEITPRTSPGPGGAITLRLRARPGGRALLDIHGQRLPSDATADLRFGDLASSVAFDVGGTYWGTSTSRRLPIETLNATDVVVTAAPLAEQNVLAWLADAERRVPVRDPELHFAVPSAGRNEPLVSATTFEHLLGVSRASPLLGPVVARARWTASDVTGPQQRERIFQFTDLGAIARAGQEGTALWLTRLSTGAPVSGATVQAFAIRRGAPPPLHPLTTATTDARGLAWLPFDPQPSTSRAGTLALVVRHQDDWIFQSLDTPPPPAPIGTLFDARGIYRPGEQLFLKGLVRLPTAAGLTSPRGRVVDLALHGPGRDDIASWKIPLSAHGTFHVQHTLREDAPLGRYRAEVTLDGAHIDSASFRVDEYRPAEATPHADLDADHYRRGDTAVCNAAGRFLHGGPMAGATALVFLSRARGSHVIPGLDGYSVSDRDVVVAEGSLAATRTKLDASGAFRFPVQLTLPGQTTTESIQCHVEIVDHNRQSYEAFTAATVHPADVYVALALPEGRAFHPGVSFTQRVLVVTPEGARRSRPVRLEFIHRKPGRTPEDTTLTHCDLTPGLEPASCKLTPPSVQPGEDDTLLVRATVQDERGHVHVASHASSFEPLPPPPKPAPPTPPPAPSPPPSPQLAIHVGHEQRAGTTARLSLTSSFSVPTQALLTVEREGVLARHLLTLPPHQAGPLAFDLPITEVMIPNVVLHLVAVSEARSEVTNAHLSIDPAPRLLQVALRPSCTRCAPGDRIDLDVEVHDAAGRPVPRAEVTLWGADEASLQIARYSLPRPELHFFAERRHRVQGADVRKDLVTFHRGYRSKAPSIRQGSVALNGPRGDFRQTVLFEPALLTDAAGRVRKRVQLPDGLTEYRFMAVAVAEDDRVGTVQTSLTTSKPLMARATLPRVIRVGDTLEASVVVSTQDLPRADIIVSAHAQGLTPLGPPRRAAVVDPGLSQELRFPFRADRPGRARLTVDAAASALLLTPDASGTPLAPSIAGRRRATDAMQLSLPVVAPTVLETAALHGDTASAIAEQLGALDGLRDDLGGLTLVLSSTPLAGLAPGIEQLLEYPYGCTEQTVSRMIPLLALRDLARGLGIALPEGKLGEPGAPSPPTGALATALTEAVARVIGNQRHDGGYGYWPGSTRSDLWLTAYTRFALGDARRRGVPVPLRALDGATRHLQDWLLARSSEHPAAPTAEQTPKNAPHPAKRTLQDLDARRLDDDDLAIAALLADTLAAEGTPEPTLTRALFAVRDRLTPFARFLLLHAVATAGGDQVARDELTRDLEAAARIDGALARIVSGSSSHSEALLGSDVRTTAAALRALAVAAPQHPLLHRLARAVLADRQHGRWRSTHEAAWALLGLDAYRKAHPPPTAPLSGRAFLGDTLLSEASFGAPPLALTAKATLPMDRLLPGAGASLVFAAEGDGLLFYEATLRFARRALPTTPVEAGLFVQKTFRNVAASSSPGVTAAERPSFRAGDVVLCVVEIVTPSPRHGVLLEDPLPGGLEPINPHLGSMGSRHHHLAHDGADHRELRDDRVVWVVDTLPAGIHHFSYLARAITPGTFVTPPTRAEAMYAPDTFGSTAAGMVEVLAPIP; translated from the coding sequence ATGCCCGCCTCCCCCCTTTGGCCTCCCACTGCACTCTCTCACCTGGCTCGCTGGCGTGGCTCTCCGGCCCCCCTCGCCCTCGCGGTCCTCGCCTCGCTCGCCTCGTGCCTGCCTGGTGCACCACGGCCACCCGAGGCGCCCCTCCGTGGCCGCCTCGTCCCGACGTCTCCCGTCCAGCCTGCCGCCGTACCGGGCGCATCCGGGCCACTCCGCGTCGCCTTCGCCACGCCCCAGGGGGAGACCACGCACGCCACCGAGGTGAGCCTGGTCTTCAGCAAACCCATGCGTCCGCTCGGGCTCGGCCCTCATGAGCCGCCCCCACCCGTGCAGATGACCCCCGACGTGCCGGGGCGCTGGCAGTGGCTCGGATCCAGCGCCCTGCGCTTCAACCCTTCTGCTCCGTGGCCGGCGGCGACCCCTTACCGCGTCGAGGTCCCGGCTGGCATCCGCGCGCTGGATGGCGACCCCCTTCGAGATCCCTTCGTGCTCTCGTTCTCCACGCCGCGCCCAGCCCTTGGTGCCAGCCGACCCGAGCAGGGAGCGCGCCAGATCGCTGCTGACGCAATCATCTCCCTCCACTTCACCCAGCCAGTGACGCGCGACGAAGTGCGCCGTGCGACGACCCTCCGCGTCGCTGGTGCTGAGCCCCTCGCCTTCGATGTCGAGGACGTCCAGCCGACACCGCAAGGGGATGCCGATCCAACGCGGTACCGCCTCGTGCCGCGGAAGCCCATGCCCCTCGGCGCCGAGATCCGCGTCCACCTCGACGCCTCGCTGCGGGGAAACGATGGCCCCCTCCCCCTCGGCGAGGACGTCACCGTGGCGTTCCGTACGGCGGATCCCTTCGCCGTCGTGACGTGGCAGTGCGCTCCCCACCCCACCACCGCAGGCGTCTGCGACCCGAACTCCGACAGCGTCACCCTCACCCTCACCAACCCGGCTTCCATCGCCCAGGTGACCCGCGCGCTCGTCGCCGAACCCGCGCAGCCGCTCGACGTCTACCCGATGGACCAGGAAAACGACGCCGCCTCCACCTACGAGATCACCCCCCGGACATCCCCTGGCCCGGGCGGTGCCATCACGTTGCGCCTCCGTGCGCGCCCTGGGGGTCGCGCGCTCCTCGACATCCACGGTCAGCGTCTTCCTTCGGATGCCACGGCCGACCTGCGCTTCGGTGACCTCGCCTCGAGCGTCGCGTTCGACGTCGGCGGCACGTACTGGGGCACCTCGACGTCGAGACGGCTCCCCATCGAGACCCTCAATGCCACCGATGTCGTCGTCACCGCCGCGCCCCTCGCCGAGCAGAACGTGCTGGCCTGGCTCGCCGATGCAGAGCGGCGCGTCCCCGTCCGGGATCCCGAACTCCACTTCGCCGTTCCGAGCGCTGGCCGTAACGAGCCGCTCGTCTCCGCGACGACCTTCGAGCACCTCCTCGGCGTCTCGCGGGCCTCCCCTCTTCTCGGCCCTGTGGTCGCGCGGGCGCGCTGGACAGCGTCTGACGTGACCGGCCCGCAGCAGCGCGAGCGCATCTTTCAGTTCACTGACCTGGGGGCCATCGCGCGCGCGGGCCAGGAGGGGACCGCGCTCTGGCTCACCCGCCTCTCCACGGGCGCCCCCGTCTCCGGCGCCACCGTCCAGGCCTTCGCCATCCGTCGTGGTGCACCGCCGCCCCTCCACCCGCTCACCACGGCCACCACGGATGCGCGCGGTCTCGCCTGGCTCCCCTTCGACCCCCAGCCCTCGACCTCACGCGCTGGCACCCTCGCGCTCGTCGTGCGTCACCAGGACGACTGGATTTTCCAGTCTCTCGATACGCCCCCGCCTCCCGCACCCATCGGCACGCTCTTCGACGCGCGGGGAATCTACCGCCCTGGGGAGCAGCTGTTCCTCAAGGGCCTCGTCCGGCTCCCGACGGCTGCGGGCCTCACCTCGCCACGCGGCCGCGTGGTCGACCTCGCGTTGCACGGCCCGGGACGCGACGACATCGCCTCCTGGAAGATTCCTCTCTCGGCCCACGGCACGTTCCACGTCCAGCACACGCTCCGCGAAGACGCGCCTCTGGGACGCTACCGCGCCGAGGTGACGCTCGATGGCGCCCACATCGACTCCGCATCCTTCCGCGTCGACGAGTACCGCCCGGCGGAGGCGACCCCGCATGCGGACCTCGACGCGGACCATTACCGCCGTGGTGACACGGCCGTGTGCAACGCCGCCGGACGCTTTCTCCACGGGGGACCCATGGCCGGCGCGACGGCGCTGGTCTTTCTCTCTCGCGCTCGAGGTAGCCATGTCATTCCTGGCCTCGATGGCTACAGCGTGAGCGATCGAGACGTCGTGGTCGCCGAGGGCAGCCTCGCCGCCACCCGCACCAAGCTCGACGCGAGCGGCGCATTCCGGTTTCCAGTGCAGCTCACGCTGCCGGGCCAGACCACCACCGAGTCCATCCAGTGCCACGTCGAGATCGTCGACCACAACCGACAGAGCTACGAGGCCTTCACCGCGGCGACCGTCCATCCCGCCGATGTCTACGTGGCCCTCGCGCTGCCGGAGGGCCGCGCCTTTCATCCCGGCGTCTCCTTCACCCAGCGTGTCCTCGTCGTCACGCCGGAAGGGGCGCGCCGCAGCCGGCCTGTGCGTCTCGAGTTCATTCATCGCAAGCCTGGCCGTACCCCGGAGGACACCACCCTCACCCACTGCGACCTCACCCCTGGGCTCGAACCGGCCTCCTGCAAGCTGACCCCTCCCTCGGTCCAGCCCGGTGAAGACGACACGCTCCTGGTGCGCGCCACGGTCCAGGACGAGCGCGGGCACGTCCACGTGGCCTCGCACGCCTCGTCCTTCGAGCCTCTCCCGCCACCACCGAAACCTGCTCCTCCGACCCCGCCTCCAGCGCCCTCGCCGCCACCGTCTCCGCAGCTCGCCATCCACGTCGGTCATGAACAGCGAGCTGGGACCACCGCGCGCCTGAGCCTCACCTCCTCGTTCTCGGTGCCGACCCAGGCTCTGCTCACCGTCGAGCGGGAAGGCGTGCTCGCTCGGCACCTCCTCACCCTGCCGCCCCACCAGGCGGGGCCGCTCGCGTTCGACCTGCCGATCACCGAGGTGATGATCCCCAACGTCGTGCTCCACCTGGTCGCCGTCTCGGAGGCCCGCTCCGAGGTGACGAATGCTCACCTCTCCATCGACCCCGCTCCGCGCCTTCTCCAGGTCGCACTGCGACCCTCGTGCACCCGGTGCGCACCAGGAGACCGCATCGATCTCGACGTCGAGGTGCATGACGCGGCTGGCAGACCCGTCCCGCGCGCAGAGGTCACCCTCTGGGGAGCCGACGAAGCCTCGCTGCAGATCGCCCGTTACAGCTTGCCACGCCCAGAACTCCACTTCTTCGCCGAGCGCCGCCACCGGGTCCAGGGCGCCGATGTCCGGAAGGACCTCGTCACCTTCCACCGCGGCTACCGGAGCAAGGCCCCCAGCATTCGCCAGGGGAGCGTCGCGCTCAACGGCCCTCGCGGCGACTTCCGCCAGACCGTCCTCTTCGAGCCTGCCCTCCTCACGGACGCCGCTGGCCGTGTCCGCAAGCGTGTGCAGCTTCCAGACGGGCTCACCGAATACCGCTTCATGGCGGTCGCCGTCGCCGAGGACGACCGCGTGGGCACCGTCCAGACCTCGCTCACCACGAGCAAGCCCCTGATGGCCCGGGCCACGCTCCCTCGGGTCATCCGTGTCGGTGACACGCTCGAAGCGTCCGTCGTCGTCTCCACCCAGGACCTCCCTCGCGCCGACATCATCGTCTCCGCCCACGCGCAAGGCCTCACCCCGCTGGGCCCCCCTCGTCGCGCGGCCGTCGTCGACCCTGGCCTCTCCCAGGAGCTTCGTTTCCCGTTTCGTGCCGACCGTCCTGGCCGCGCCCGCCTCACCGTGGACGCTGCCGCCAGCGCGCTCCTCCTCACCCCCGACGCCTCCGGCACACCGCTCGCCCCCAGCATCGCAGGTAGGCGCCGTGCGACGGACGCCATGCAGCTCAGCCTCCCTGTCGTCGCCCCGACCGTCCTCGAGACGGCGGCTCTTCACGGCGACACCGCCTCTGCCATCGCGGAGCAGCTCGGCGCCCTCGACGGCCTCCGCGACGATCTCGGCGGCCTCACCCTCGTCCTCTCTTCCACCCCCCTCGCTGGCCTCGCTCCCGGCATCGAGCAGCTCCTCGAGTACCCCTATGGCTGCACCGAGCAGACGGTCAGCCGGATGATCCCCCTTCTCGCCTTGCGTGATCTCGCCCGGGGCCTCGGCATCGCCCTCCCCGAAGGCAAACTGGGCGAGCCTGGTGCCCCCAGCCCGCCTACGGGGGCCCTCGCCACCGCGCTCACCGAGGCGGTCGCCCGCGTCATCGGCAACCAGCGCCACGACGGCGGCTACGGCTACTGGCCCGGCTCCACCCGGAGCGACCTCTGGCTCACCGCCTACACCCGCTTCGCCCTCGGTGACGCCCGACGTCGCGGCGTACCCGTGCCCCTTCGCGCCCTCGATGGAGCGACACGACACCTTCAGGATTGGCTCCTCGCTCGCTCCTCCGAGCATCCCGCAGCACCTACCGCCGAGCAGACCCCCAAGAACGCTCCGCATCCCGCCAAGCGCACCCTCCAAGACCTCGACGCGCGCCGCCTCGACGACGACGACCTCGCCATCGCTGCGCTCCTCGCCGACACGCTCGCGGCCGAAGGCACGCCCGAGCCCACCCTCACCCGCGCCCTCTTTGCGGTCCGCGACCGACTCACCCCCTTCGCGCGCTTCCTCCTCCTGCATGCCGTCGCCACCGCCGGCGGTGACCAGGTGGCGCGCGACGAGCTGACCCGAGATCTCGAAGCGGCTGCCCGCATCGACGGCGCCCTCGCGCGCATCGTCAGCGGCTCTTCGAGCCACAGTGAAGCCCTGCTCGGCTCCGACGTCCGCACCACGGCCGCCGCCTTGCGTGCTCTCGCCGTGGCCGCGCCGCAGCACCCGCTCCTCCATCGCCTCGCCCGCGCCGTGCTCGCCGACCGACAGCACGGACGCTGGCGAAGCACCCACGAAGCGGCGTGGGCGCTGCTCGGCCTCGACGCATACCGCAAGGCGCACCCACCCCCCACCGCCCCACTCTCTGGCCGAGCCTTCCTGGGCGACACCCTCCTGTCGGAGGCCTCCTTTGGCGCACCCCCTCTCGCTCTCACGGCGAAGGCCACCCTGCCCATGGATCGCCTCCTTCCCGGCGCAGGCGCCTCCCTCGTCTTTGCTGCCGAGGGCGACGGACTCCTCTTTTACGAAGCCACCCTTCGTTTCGCTCGCCGCGCGCTACCCACCACGCCCGTCGAAGCGGGCCTCTTCGTCCAGAAGACCTTCAGGAACGTGGCCGCATCCAGCTCCCCGGGCGTCACCGCCGCCGAACGTCCCAGCTTCCGCGCAGGTGACGTCGTCCTGTGCGTCGTCGAGATCGTCACGCCGTCACCTCGCCACGGTGTCCTCCTCGAAGACCCTCTTCCGGGTGGCCTCGAGCCCATCAACCCTCACCTCGGATCCATGGGCAGCCGCCATCATCATCTTGCCCACGATGGTGCCGACCACCGTGAGCTGCGCGACGACCGCGTGGTCTGGGTCGTCGACACGCTGCCTGCGGGCATCCACCACTTCAGCTACCTCGCCCGTGCCATCACCCCCGGCACCTTCGTCACGCCTCCCACCCGCGCCGAGGCGATGTACGCGCCCGACACCTTCGGCTCCACCGCTGCTGGCATGGTGGAGGTGCTCGCACCCATCCCGTGA
- a CDS encoding methionine ABC transporter ATP-binding protein: MSTRAAGAELSFERVSKRYQAGNVAIDALTDLSLTVRRGTIQAVIGASGAGKSTLFRCAATLERPDTGHITLNGLDLASLNGPALREARRAIGTIFQQLHLLPSRTAADNVGFPLELAGADRSTRDARVRELLGWVGLSARGDSYPSALSGGQRQRVAIARALATSPGLLLCDEPTSALDTETTNTVLDLLRRARDELGVTVLLITHDLRAVQRICDRVARLEAGRLATEGPVTDVLATSPPETRTSAANEAP; encoded by the coding sequence ATGAGCACACGGGCAGCAGGCGCCGAGCTGAGCTTCGAGCGCGTGAGCAAGCGCTATCAGGCGGGCAACGTCGCCATCGACGCCCTGACCGACCTCTCGCTCACCGTCCGCCGAGGCACCATCCAGGCCGTCATCGGCGCGAGCGGGGCAGGGAAGAGCACCCTGTTCCGCTGCGCTGCCACCCTGGAGCGCCCCGACACAGGTCACATCACGCTCAACGGCCTCGACCTCGCCTCCCTGAACGGCCCAGCGCTGCGCGAGGCCCGGCGCGCGATCGGCACCATCTTCCAGCAGCTCCATCTCCTCCCGTCGCGCACCGCCGCAGACAACGTCGGCTTCCCCCTGGAGCTCGCGGGCGCGGACCGCAGCACCCGTGACGCGCGCGTCCGCGAGCTGCTCGGCTGGGTCGGCCTCTCGGCCCGCGGCGACAGCTACCCCAGCGCACTCTCCGGCGGCCAGCGCCAGCGCGTCGCCATCGCCCGCGCCCTCGCCACCTCCCCCGGCCTCCTCCTCTGCGACGAACCCACCTCGGCCCTCGACACGGAGACCACCAACACCGTGCTCGACCTCCTCCGCCGCGCCCGCGACGAGCTGGGCGTCACCGTGCTCCTCATCACCCATGACCTGCGCGCGGTCCAGCGCATCTGCGATCGCGTGGCGCGCCTCGAAGCGGGCCGTCTCGCCACCGAAGGCCCCGTCACCGACGTCCTCGCGACATCCCCTCCCGAGACCCGCACCTCCGCTGCGAACGAGGCCCCATGA
- a CDS encoding methionine ABC transporter permease translates to MSTLETLLALLVPATLETLLMVAVATLVSCVVGLAVGVIVVVTEPQGLLPSPLLHRALGVLVNIGRSIPFVILMVAIVPFTRLVVGTSIGTRAAIAPLVVAAIPYVARLVETSLRDVPAGIIEAVVTMGATPLQVIRHAYLREALPALIRGATLTAISLVSYSAMAGAVGGGGLGDLAVRYGYQRFRTDVMVATVVVLLVLVQGLQAAGERLARHVDHR, encoded by the coding sequence ATGAGCACCCTCGAGACCCTCCTCGCCCTGCTCGTCCCGGCCACCCTGGAGACGCTGCTCATGGTCGCCGTGGCCACCCTCGTCTCGTGCGTCGTCGGCCTCGCCGTCGGCGTCATCGTCGTCGTGACCGAGCCCCAGGGGCTCCTCCCTTCGCCTCTCCTCCATCGCGCCCTCGGCGTCCTGGTGAACATCGGTCGAAGCATCCCCTTCGTCATCCTGATGGTCGCCATCGTGCCCTTCACGCGGCTCGTCGTCGGCACCTCCATCGGCACCCGCGCGGCCATCGCCCCCCTCGTCGTCGCGGCCATCCCGTACGTCGCGCGCCTCGTCGAGACCTCCCTGCGCGACGTCCCCGCCGGCATCATCGAGGCCGTCGTGACCATGGGCGCCACCCCCCTCCAGGTCATCCGGCACGCCTACCTTCGCGAGGCGCTCCCTGCCCTGATCCGTGGCGCCACCCTGACCGCCATCAGCCTCGTCTCCTACTCCGCCATGGCCGGCGCCGTCGGAGGCGGCGGCCTCGGCGATCTCGCCGTGCGCTACGGCTACCAGCGCTTCCGCACCGACGTGATGGTCGCCACCGTCGTCGTGCTCCTCGTCCTCGTCCAGGGCCTCCAGGCCGCTGGCGAGCGCCTCGCCCGCCACGTCGATCACCGCTGA
- a CDS encoding MetQ/NlpA family ABC transporter substrate-binding protein, giving the protein MNRRSLSVVPAFVSLALFAVLLTASACNSRRTSSDPGVLRVGASPVPHAAILEHVKPILARQGITLQLVEMTDYVRPNLALVEGELDANFFQHEPYLAQFNADRGQKLVAVARVHVEPLGIYSRKVRALADLRPRAVVALPNDPTNTARALTLLQTAGLLRLKTTATHATVLDIADNPRQLDLRELEGAQLPRALSDVDAAVINTNYALEAGLQPDSDALVREGSESPYANILVVQPEKADDPRVQALVKALQSPETRRFIEERFKGAILPVF; this is encoded by the coding sequence ATGAACCGTCGCTCCCTCTCCGTCGTCCCTGCGTTCGTCTCGCTCGCTCTTTTCGCCGTGCTCCTGACCGCCTCGGCGTGCAACTCCAGGCGCACCTCCTCCGATCCCGGCGTGCTCCGCGTCGGCGCCAGCCCCGTCCCGCACGCTGCCATCCTCGAGCACGTGAAGCCGATCCTCGCCCGGCAAGGCATCACCCTCCAGCTCGTCGAGATGACCGACTACGTGCGCCCCAACCTCGCCCTCGTCGAAGGCGAGCTCGACGCCAACTTCTTCCAGCACGAGCCTTACCTCGCGCAGTTCAATGCCGACCGTGGCCAGAAGCTCGTCGCCGTCGCGCGCGTCCACGTCGAGCCCCTGGGCATCTACTCCCGCAAGGTCCGCGCCCTCGCCGACCTCCGCCCTCGCGCCGTCGTCGCCCTCCCCAACGACCCGACCAACACCGCCCGCGCCCTCACCCTGCTCCAGACCGCGGGCCTCCTCCGGCTGAAGACGACCGCCACCCACGCCACCGTGCTCGACATCGCCGACAACCCCCGCCAGCTCGACCTCAGGGAGCTGGAAGGCGCCCAGCTCCCCCGGGCCCTCTCCGACGTCGACGCGGCCGTCATCAACACCAACTACGCCCTCGAAGCCGGCCTCCAGCCCGACAGCGACGCTCTCGTCCGCGAGGGCAGCGAGTCCCCTTACGCCAACATCCTCGTCGTGCAGCCCGAGAAGGCCGACGACCCGCGCGTCCAGGCCCTGGTGAAGGCGCTCCAGAGCCCCGAGACCCGCCGTTTCATCGAGGAGCGCTTCAAGGGGGCCATCCTCCCGGTCTTCTGA
- a CDS encoding trimeric intracellular cation channel family protein yields MFGLSPSIVTVIEVVAVFTGALSGALLARRKAGYDIVGMCGLALSAGLGGSITRDVLLQHGTPLALMRLTYLLTVGAAILVSWFWGHYLGAQTDRAILLLDAIGLGWFAVAGTLRCLGVGLEVVSAMLLGVIGAVGGGVVRDVLSGEVPAVFRRGELYALAALAGIVVLIVSRALGLPELACAAAGIFVGSGVRLLSMHLGWRSPEPFRPGVTLADPGEGQPLKGRR; encoded by the coding sequence ATGTTCGGGTTGAGTCCATCCATCGTCACGGTCATCGAAGTCGTCGCCGTCTTCACCGGCGCCCTCTCGGGGGCGCTGCTCGCTCGACGAAAAGCGGGGTACGACATCGTCGGCATGTGCGGGCTCGCGCTCTCCGCCGGGCTCGGCGGCAGCATCACCCGCGACGTGCTCCTGCAGCACGGAACCCCCTTGGCGCTGATGCGCCTCACCTACCTGCTCACGGTCGGCGCAGCGATCCTCGTGAGCTGGTTCTGGGGCCACTACCTCGGCGCCCAGACCGACCGGGCCATCCTGCTGCTCGACGCCATCGGCCTGGGCTGGTTCGCCGTGGCCGGCACCTTGCGCTGCCTGGGCGTCGGCCTGGAGGTCGTCTCTGCCATGCTCCTCGGCGTCATCGGCGCGGTCGGCGGCGGTGTCGTGCGCGACGTCCTCTCCGGCGAGGTCCCCGCGGTGTTTCGTCGCGGAGAGCTGTACGCGCTCGCCGCGCTCGCGGGCATCGTCGTCCTCATCGTCAGCCGCGCCCTCGGCTTGCCCGAACTCGCCTGCGCCGCCGCAGGCATCTTCGTCGGCTCGGGCGTCCGCCTGCTCAGCATGCACCTCGGCTGGCGCAGCCCCGAACCCTTCCGACCTGGCGTGACCCTCGCCGACCCCGGCGAAGGCCAGCCCTTGAAAGGACGCCGATGA